Genomic window (Spiroplasma sabaudiense Ar-1343):
TCAATTAAACCTTGTTTTAGAGAGTTTTTTGAAATTTTTGTATAGTCAACTGTGTTATCTTTTGCTATTGAATTTGCACTAATGGTTGGAAATAAAAATTTTTGATAATTTGCTTTAGTCTTTGGCTTCATAATTATTTAAAACACACCCTGTCACTTTGATTTTTATGCTGCTAATAGTATATAATAATACGGTTAGATTTATAACTATTTTTTAAATTATTAGGACGGAGAAAAAAATGAGTTTAGTATATATTGAAGGTTTAACTCATGCAAATGGAGGTAAAAAACTCTATGAAAATGCCACTTTAAGAATTAATAAAGGTGAGCATATTGCACTAGTTGGGGCAAATGGTGTTGGAAAAACAACGCTTTTAAATATTATAAATAATTCAATCATTCCAGATCACGGTAATATCGAGGTTCACCCTCGTGTTACTGTTGGATATTTAGACCAACATCAAAAAGTTGATGGGGAATTAACAGTAAATGCTTATTTGGAGGGAGCCTACAAAGAACTTTTTGATATTGAGGCCCAAATTTCAAAGATTTATGAAGATATGGCAATCGAATATAAAGAAGATGAATTAGTTCGCGCATTAAAGCTTCAAGAACATTTAGATTTAAATGACTTTGAAATAATTGGTAAGAAAATTCGTAGTTTAGTTGATGGTTTAGGAATTGAACACGAACGATTAGAACAAAAAATGAGCAGTTTATCTGGTGGGCAAAGGGGTAAAGTTCTTTTAGCGAAATTATTGCTAAGTGAAAATGACTACTTGCTTCTCGATGAGCCAACCAACTTTTTGGATATTGAGCAAGTTGACTGATTAGCAAAATTCTTACAAAGTTTTGAACCTGCCTTCATTATGGTTTCTCATGATAGTGAATTTATTAATAAAACTTGCAACATTATTTATGAAATTGAGAACCTTAAAATAAATCGTTACGTTGGAAACTTTGATAAATACATTGAACAATCTGAATTACGCAAGGAGCAATATACCAAGGAATGAGCTGGACAGCAAAAAACCATTAAAAAATTAGAAACTTATGTGGCAAAAAATGCCGCTAGAGCCTCAACCGCTAAGTCAGCACAATCTCGTCAAAAACAATTAGATAAAATGGATGTTATGAAGGAGCTTTCAGAACAAGCTAAACCAAAATTCAGTTTTAAATATAAAAGACCGGCAAGTTCAGTTATTGTTAAAGCTGAAAAATTAGAAATGGGTTATGATTTTGCTTTAACTCATCCACTTAACTTCGAGCTTCGTGAAGGTGAGAAATGTATTGTTTCTGGTTATAATGGAATTGGTAAGACCACCTTTTTGAAAACTTTAGCTGGAGAAATCCCAGCAATTAGTGGAACCTGCGAGTTAGGTAACGGCGTTCAAGTCGCATATTTTAGACAAATAGAAAAAAATACAGAAATGACACCTGTTCAATATATTAAAAATATTCACGAGGATATGCCTGAGTCAACAATTAGAGCCACAATTGCTAAGTTTGGACTGAAAAGTGCATTGATGAATAATCCGATGCATATGCTATCTGGGGGAGAACAGACCAAAGTTCGCTTAGCTGAAGCGAGTTTGATTCCTTGTAGCTTACTGATTCTTGATGAGCCAACAAACCATATAGATATTCTAGCAAAAGAAGCACTATTGGAGAGCATTAAAAATTTTGAGGGAACAGTATTACTTACAACTCATGATATTAACTTCTCAACTCAGTGAGCAGATAAAATTTTAGATTTTGAAAAGTTAGTATAATCATTTAACCAAATTTAATTTTAAAAATAATTTAATAAATAAAAAATACCCTATTGAGTTTCAATAAGGTATTTTTCATTTAGATTAATAATTTAATTATTGCTGCTTCATAAAAAATTTTATTTTAATAAGCTTTCATAATTAATGACAAAATTAAAAAATAAAATTTTCTAAATAATCTTTAATGTTTTTTTGTCAATTGTTATACATTTTTTCTCTTGCGATTCTAATTTCATCAACTTGCTTGGTAATTCCCGATTCAGAAGCCTTAATTCTTTCTAAACTGTCAAAAAATAATTTATTCAAAACTGGTAATTGCGTATCTTTTCATTGATTAAAGTTTGCAATTTTATCTTCAAGATTTGAATTGTTTTTTTGATTATTTAATTTATCTTCGACCAAAATTAAACTTTTAATTATTTGACCAACAAAGATAAAACTTTCTGGATCGCATAAATAAATATTCGGATTTTCATCAGATCTTTTAAATGGTATTCCTAAATATTTTTTATTAAATGACGTTGCAACTAGGATTCCATACTTTGATTTTTGTCTTGCCATATCTTCTGTCAATTTTTTTTCTCAAGCATTACTTCAATCAGCATTTTTAACTTCATAAACAATTTTGCCAACTGGTTCATTATTGTTTCTAACGGTGTGCAAGTAGTCTGCTTTTTTCTCTTGCGAAGTTATTTTTTCAATAATATCACCTGGTTCAAAAACTTTTCTCAACTCACCCTCAACTTCATGTTCAAAATTTTCACCTTTAGTTTTATTTTGAATTACTTTGTTTAAAATATTTGCGTGTTCTAATTCTTTAATTTGGGTTTGTAATTTAGAAATTTCTGAATTTAAAAGTTTTTCTGCCATCGCAACTTTTTCTAAATTTTCTTTTTGAAACTCTAATTTTATTTTATCAACTTCATTTTGATTACTAGTAATCAAAAGTTTTTGCTCACTGATTACTTTCTGAAATTCTTCTATTTCTTTTTGCTTGCTTATTAATAAAGCTTTTTCTTTTTCTGCAACTACTAAATCTAACTGGGATTTATTATTTTCTACAAGAGTTCTTAATTTAAAAATTTCTTCTTGTAATTTTTTTTCATTCTCATTTGAATTTGACTTCATTGCATTTTCTTGCTCAATCAATTTTTTTTGTAAAATTAAATCAAAGTTTGATAACTCTATTTTCTGATTATTGATTAATTGATTTAGCTTATCAATCTCAATTTGCTTTTCTTTTTGAAAAATATTTTCAGCCTCTGTTAATTTTTGACTAACAATTAAATCATTTTTTTGTTGTAGATTGGCTACAAGGTTTTTTTCTAATATTGAAATATAATCAGCTTCATGCTTCTGAAAAATTTCTTTCAGATTAGCTAGAATTGACTCGTTTTCTTTAAAATCCGCTGCAGTGATTTTATAGCTGCAGTTTGGACACGTAAATGTAAAATTCACTTTTATGTTCCTCCAAGTTTTTGCATATTTAAAATCGTAGTCTCTAATTAAAAAGTATTTTATTTTAATTACCGATCTTGTTTTAAATACAAATTTATCTTATCATTTTTAGTGATCATTTAAAATAGGTTTGTTATCAGCTTTGTTGAAACATTAATTTAGTTTAATATAATCTAGATAAATTTCTTAAATACAATTTAACACAAAAAAAATGACTTAATTGTCATTTCAAATATTTTAAAATCCTAAATCAATTTTGACATCTTCACGAGCTTCTGGAGTTGCTTCGAAAAACATTTTTGTTTCTAGTTTAGCATTACTTGCAGCAACAATTGCTGGCCAAGTTTGAATGTATGAATTAAATTTGCGAATTTCGCTATTGTAAAATCTGCGAGCTGCTGCAATAT
Coding sequences:
- a CDS encoding ABC-F family ATP-binding cassette domain-containing protein, with the protein product MSLVYIEGLTHANGGKKLYENATLRINKGEHIALVGANGVGKTTLLNIINNSIIPDHGNIEVHPRVTVGYLDQHQKVDGELTVNAYLEGAYKELFDIEAQISKIYEDMAIEYKEDELVRALKLQEHLDLNDFEIIGKKIRSLVDGLGIEHERLEQKMSSLSGGQRGKVLLAKLLLSENDYLLLDEPTNFLDIEQVDWLAKFLQSFEPAFIMVSHDSEFINKTCNIIYEIENLKINRYVGNFDKYIEQSELRKEQYTKEWAGQQKTIKKLETYVAKNAARASTAKSAQSRQKQLDKMDVMKELSEQAKPKFSFKYKRPASSVIVKAEKLEMGYDFALTHPLNFELREGEKCIVSGYNGIGKTTFLKTLAGEIPAISGTCELGNGVQVAYFRQIEKNTEMTPVQYIKNIHEDMPESTIRATIAKFGLKSALMNNPMHMLSGGEQTKVRLAEASLIPCSLLILDEPTNHIDILAKEALLESIKNFEGTVLLTTHDINFSTQWADKILDFEKLV
- a CDS encoding DUF2130 domain-containing protein encodes the protein MNFTFTCPNCSYKITAADFKENESILANLKEIFQKHEADYISILEKNLVANLQQKNDLIVSQKLTEAENIFQKEKQIEIDKLNQLINNQKIELSNFDLILQKKLIEQENAMKSNSNENEKKLQEEIFKLRTLVENNKSQLDLVVAEKEKALLISKQKEIEEFQKVISEQKLLITSNQNEVDKIKLEFQKENLEKVAMAEKLLNSEISKLQTQIKELEHANILNKVIQNKTKGENFEHEVEGELRKVFEPGDIIEKITSQEKKADYLHTVRNNNEPVGKIVYEVKNADWSNAWEKKLTEDMARQKSKYGILVATSFNKKYLGIPFKRSDENPNIYLCDPESFIFVGQIIKSLILVEDKLNNQKNNSNLEDKIANFNQWKDTQLPVLNKLFFDSLERIKASESGITKQVDEIRIAREKMYNNWQKNIKDYLENFIF